One window of the Archangium primigenium genome contains the following:
- a CDS encoding right-handed parallel beta-helix repeat-containing protein gives MRNRRSLKAVSSLALVGVLAVGSVALAGADERMLAPEQSMVATATTPTFSRILWVSASGQDTAEGSESKPFKTVAKALSLVKPGEAIYLKSGTYSERLRLDEKGGSSSRYLTLKAAPGATPVFKGGTGSRTPMLDVRGAYWRIEGLTFDAAGDKAFVAFWRGAGAHHGILRACTLKNGTEGAGVYVAQQAQDVLIEGNSISHFRRSGADSHGVCVQTNARNVIVRANDIHHNSGDGVQCLSAEGGATEAGTPFDNLLVEDNDLHENQENGVDIKTCTRVTLRGNRIWGHRRTSSSAGEGVVVHLSASDVTLEDNEVRDNGRGIQIGGVRVGAPPARVVLRRNRVFNGYGADGNDGSGIRVDTATDVKVLHNTVWNMPNYGLIVGNGESGPSKDVQVRNNILGACTSALVRAGTSRQNMSFEGNLYTSLKGAAVLRNHNSFMGLSAWRSATGWDARALEKPPAFVTPLAVDFWLTSVSPALDTGVSTGEAYCGKGPDIGARESDCP, from the coding sequence ATGCGCAACCGCCGTTCGCTGAAGGCCGTCTCGTCCCTGGCCCTCGTGGGTGTTCTCGCCGTGGGCTCCGTCGCCCTCGCGGGCGCCGACGAGCGGATGCTCGCCCCGGAGCAGTCCATGGTCGCCACCGCGACGACGCCGACGTTCTCGCGGATCCTCTGGGTGTCGGCCTCGGGCCAGGACACCGCCGAGGGCAGTGAGTCCAAGCCGTTCAAGACCGTGGCCAAGGCCCTGTCCCTGGTGAAGCCGGGCGAGGCCATCTATCTCAAGTCGGGCACCTACTCCGAGCGGCTGCGGCTCGACGAGAAGGGCGGCTCGTCCAGCCGCTACCTCACGCTCAAGGCCGCGCCGGGCGCCACGCCCGTGTTCAAGGGCGGCACCGGCAGCCGCACGCCGATGCTGGACGTGCGCGGGGCGTACTGGCGCATCGAGGGCCTCACCTTCGACGCGGCCGGGGACAAGGCCTTCGTGGCGTTCTGGCGGGGCGCCGGGGCGCACCACGGCATCCTGCGCGCGTGCACGCTCAAGAACGGCACCGAGGGCGCGGGCGTCTACGTGGCGCAGCAGGCCCAGGACGTGCTCATCGAGGGCAACAGCATCAGCCACTTCCGCCGCTCGGGGGCGGACAGCCACGGCGTCTGCGTGCAGACCAACGCGCGCAACGTCATCGTCCGGGCCAACGACATCCACCACAACTCGGGGGATGGGGTGCAGTGCCTGAGCGCCGAGGGCGGGGCCACCGAGGCGGGCACGCCCTTCGACAACCTGCTCGTGGAGGACAACGACTTGCACGAGAACCAGGAGAACGGCGTGGACATCAAGACGTGCACGCGGGTGACGCTCCGGGGCAACCGCATCTGGGGCCACCGCCGCACGTCCTCGTCGGCGGGGGAGGGCGTGGTGGTGCACCTGTCCGCGAGCGACGTCACGCTGGAGGACAACGAGGTGCGCGACAACGGGCGGGGCATCCAGATTGGCGGCGTGCGCGTGGGCGCGCCGCCCGCCCGCGTCGTCCTGCGGCGCAACCGCGTCTTCAACGGCTACGGCGCGGACGGCAACGACGGCTCGGGCATCCGCGTGGACACCGCCACCGACGTGAAGGTGCTGCACAACACCGTGTGGAACATGCCCAACTACGGCCTCATCGTGGGCAACGGCGAGTCGGGGCCGAGCAAGGACGTGCAGGTGCGCAACAACATCCTCGGCGCCTGCACGTCGGCGCTGGTGCGCGCGGGCACGAGCCGCCAGAACATGTCCTTCGAGGGCAACCTCTACACCTCGCTCAAGGGCGCGGCGGTGTTGCGCAACCACAACAGCTTCATGGGGCTGAGTGCCTGGCGCTCGGCGACGGGGTGGGACGCGCGCGCGCTGGAGAAGCCCCCGGCGTTCGTGACGCCCCTGGCGGTGGACTTCTGGCTCACGTCCGTCTCGCCCGCGCTCGACACGGGGGTCTCCACGGGCGAGGCCTACTGCGGCAAGGGTCCGGACATCGGCGCGCGCGAGTCCGACTGCCCCTGA
- a CDS encoding calcium-binding protein, protein MTIQKTCSMPRPMNLTTPGAASAKAPLKPLAKGTPAPENKTRAAHHRDSFESAKARPPAPTVHTTSNGSTVVKLGKGNNVATVTQTRDGGLRVKSDGHTVTLSARQARKAIIQAGDGHDKVTVSAKVTRGLTLDGGKGNDTLVGGKGNDTLVGGKGNDILKGRGGKNLLIDGPGNDRIHVNARRDRIAPGSGKDIYYVSL, encoded by the coding sequence ATGACGATCCAGAAGACCTGCTCCATGCCCCGGCCCATGAACCTGACCACCCCGGGCGCGGCGTCCGCGAAGGCGCCGCTGAAGCCGCTGGCGAAGGGCACGCCCGCGCCCGAGAACAAGACGCGGGCCGCCCACCACCGGGACAGCTTCGAGTCGGCCAAGGCCCGTCCGCCGGCCCCCACCGTGCACACCACCTCCAACGGCTCCACCGTGGTGAAGCTGGGCAAGGGCAACAACGTCGCCACCGTCACCCAGACCCGGGACGGGGGGCTGCGGGTGAAGTCCGATGGCCACACCGTCACGCTCTCGGCGCGTCAGGCGCGCAAGGCGATCATCCAGGCCGGCGATGGCCATGACAAGGTGACGGTGAGCGCGAAGGTCACCCGGGGCCTCACCCTCGACGGCGGCAAGGGCAACGACACGCTCGTGGGCGGCAAGGGCAACGACACGCTCGTGGGCGGCAAGGGCAACGACATCCTGAAGGGGCGGGGAGGGAAGAACCTCCTGATCGACGGCCCCGGAAACGATCGCATCCACGTGAACGCCCGCCGTGACCGCATCGCGCCGGGCAGCGGCAAGGACATCTATTACGTCAGCCTGTGA
- a CDS encoding protein kinase domain-containing protein: MTRFVGKYQLIRKLAAGGMAEVYLAKAAGPHGFEKTLVVKCILPHLAQEPAFVRMFLSEAMLAARLNHPHIVQIYDFGEVEGAYFLAMEYIDGPSLRTLIKRASARGLPLPPTVCARLVSQACEGLAFAHDFADPETHQPLGLIHRDISPDNLLLTRQGSVKVVDFGIAKAAGQSHKTESGVIKGKLAYMPPEQLRGRGLDRRADVYALGVVLYELLTSHKPYRPTEDAALMHAILFEPPTPAVHHRPDLPVALQRILARALDKDRAQRYPDCHALQAELEEFILAGGRTLTASQVAQLVHQVTAPPAAETASEAVTDADGAPREAPATLLEDMMAPQDASRVPPSQARAPRASPGVETRLHVPLASKRGAWTRYALAGAVLLMAGGGLVHWGRSPAPARVSASPGVASKDPAPAPPAEAVPTEEPPQRRPILAEAPREPEAEAAPETSAPPEARPAPARSARASKLRRPAPPAALGSLDVRAQPYANISVNGTPRGSTPLESALELPAGLHTVTFFFPTLSRSVTRRVEVKAGKLTPLNVTASE, encoded by the coding sequence GTGACCCGGTTCGTCGGCAAGTACCAACTCATCCGCAAGCTCGCCGCCGGGGGCATGGCCGAGGTGTACCTCGCCAAGGCCGCCGGGCCCCATGGCTTCGAGAAGACCCTGGTGGTCAAGTGCATCCTGCCGCACCTGGCCCAGGAGCCCGCCTTCGTGCGGATGTTCCTCTCCGAGGCCATGCTCGCCGCCCGGCTCAACCACCCGCACATCGTGCAGATCTACGACTTCGGCGAGGTGGAGGGCGCCTACTTCCTGGCCATGGAGTACATCGACGGGCCGAGCCTGCGCACGCTCATCAAGCGGGCCTCGGCGCGGGGCCTGCCCCTGCCCCCCACCGTCTGTGCCCGACTCGTCTCCCAGGCCTGTGAAGGGCTGGCGTTCGCCCACGACTTCGCCGACCCCGAGACGCATCAGCCGCTGGGGCTCATCCACCGCGACATCAGCCCGGACAACCTGCTGCTCACGCGCCAAGGCTCGGTGAAGGTGGTGGACTTCGGCATCGCCAAGGCGGCCGGCCAGAGCCACAAGACCGAGAGCGGGGTCATCAAGGGGAAGCTCGCCTATATGCCGCCCGAGCAGCTGCGCGGCCGGGGCCTGGATCGGCGGGCGGACGTGTACGCGCTCGGCGTGGTGCTCTACGAGCTGCTCACGTCCCACAAGCCCTACCGTCCCACGGAGGACGCGGCGCTGATGCACGCCATCCTCTTCGAGCCGCCGACCCCCGCCGTCCACCACCGGCCGGACCTGCCCGTGGCCTTGCAGCGCATCCTCGCGCGGGCCCTCGACAAGGATCGGGCGCAGCGCTACCCGGACTGCCATGCCCTCCAGGCGGAGCTCGAGGAGTTCATCCTCGCGGGGGGCCGGACCCTCACCGCGTCCCAGGTGGCCCAGCTCGTCCATCAAGTCACCGCGCCGCCCGCCGCCGAGACCGCCAGCGAGGCGGTGACGGACGCGGACGGGGCGCCCCGGGAGGCGCCCGCGACCCTGCTCGAGGACATGATGGCGCCCCAGGATGCCTCGCGCGTCCCGCCCTCCCAAGCCCGGGCGCCCCGGGCATCCCCGGGGGTGGAGACGCGACTTCATGTCCCCCTCGCGTCCAAGCGCGGCGCCTGGACACGGTACGCGCTGGCGGGGGCCGTGCTGCTGATGGCGGGAGGCGGGCTCGTCCATTGGGGGCGGAGCCCCGCGCCAGCGCGCGTCAGTGCCTCGCCCGGGGTCGCCTCGAAGGATCCGGCCCCCGCGCCTCCCGCCGAGGCCGTGCCCACCGAGGAGCCCCCGCAGCGGCGGCCGATCCTGGCGGAAGCGCCCCGGGAGCCAGAGGCCGAGGCCGCTCCCGAGACGTCCGCGCCCCCCGAGGCGCGGCCGGCCCCGGCGCGCAGTGCCCGTGCCTCCAAGCTCCGACGTCCCGCGCCCCCTGCCGCCCTGGGGTCCTTGGACGTGCGGGCCCAGCCCTATGCGAACATCTCGGTGAACGGGACGCCCCGGGGCTCGACCCCGCTGGAGTCGGCGTTGGAGCTGCCGGCGGGGCTGCACACCGTGACGTTCTTCTTCCCCACCCTGTCGAGGTCCGTGACCCGGCGGGTCGAGGTGAAGGCCGGCAAGCTCACCCCCCTCAACGTCACCGCGTCGGAATGA
- a CDS encoding sialidase — MTRTSVVPVGRVLLPVLVGLLGAWGCVRFDTEEEAYCQRNPETCGTPSGDAGTSPPAPVERVSARGQFSLALRSDGSVWAWGKNEEGQLGDADTSVHKAPTRVENLGGVSQVAAGFSHSLALRAGKVWFWGAKASGAVQLPLVEAPGLSGITAIAAGAYHSLALDPSKSVWIWGRHGATINGDTPRLVEGLPRIKAIAAGNAHSLALGEDGSVWAWGNNEFGQLGLDSPSESDTPVKVAGLPATIEFIAGGGNHSLARDATGAVWAWGNNNHGQLGDGTIGGKRSTPERVVGLGDITDVAAGYEHSLALTRDNDIQAWGRDSSGQLGNDAEQYNPTSQDRALPVKTYGLTRVTSLSAGYSHSLAILNGGLLFAWGSNQGERLGVGQAGDTLGTPRPVTFLP; from the coding sequence GTGACGCGAACGAGTGTCGTGCCCGTTGGACGTGTCCTGCTCCCCGTGCTGGTGGGGCTGCTCGGCGCCTGGGGTTGTGTGCGCTTCGACACGGAAGAGGAGGCGTACTGCCAGCGCAATCCCGAGACCTGCGGGACGCCCTCCGGCGACGCGGGGACGAGTCCCCCCGCCCCCGTCGAGCGGGTCTCCGCGAGGGGACAGTTCAGCCTCGCCCTGCGCAGTGATGGCTCGGTCTGGGCCTGGGGAAAGAACGAGGAGGGCCAACTGGGAGACGCGGACACCAGCGTCCACAAGGCCCCGACCCGCGTCGAGAATCTGGGCGGGGTCAGTCAGGTGGCCGCGGGGTTTTCCCATTCGCTCGCGCTTCGCGCGGGCAAGGTCTGGTTCTGGGGCGCGAAGGCCTCGGGGGCCGTCCAGCTGCCGCTCGTGGAGGCGCCCGGGTTGAGCGGCATCACCGCCATCGCCGCGGGCGCTTACCACTCCCTCGCCCTGGATCCCTCCAAGTCGGTCTGGATCTGGGGACGTCACGGCGCGACGATCAACGGCGATACGCCCCGCCTCGTGGAAGGACTGCCTCGCATCAAGGCCATCGCCGCGGGCAACGCCCACTCGCTGGCGCTGGGCGAGGACGGCTCGGTCTGGGCCTGGGGAAACAACGAGTTCGGACAGCTTGGTCTGGATTCGCCCTCGGAGAGTGACACGCCCGTGAAGGTGGCGGGTCTGCCCGCCACCATCGAGTTCATCGCGGGCGGCGGGAATCACTCCCTGGCCCGAGACGCCACGGGCGCCGTCTGGGCCTGGGGAAACAACAACCATGGTCAGTTGGGGGACGGGACGATCGGCGGCAAGCGCTCCACGCCCGAGCGGGTGGTGGGCTTGGGTGACATCACGGACGTGGCCGCGGGCTACGAGCATTCCCTGGCGCTCACCCGGGACAATGACATCCAGGCCTGGGGAAGGGATTCCTCGGGGCAGCTCGGAAACGATGCCGAGCAGTACAACCCGACGTCCCAGGATCGCGCCCTGCCCGTGAAGACCTACGGATTGACCCGGGTCACGTCCCTGTCCGCGGGCTACTCCCACTCCCTGGCCATCCTCAATGGGGGCCTGTTGTTCGCGTGGGGCTCCAATCAAGGCGAACGGCTGGGCGTCGGCCAGGCGGGTGACACCCTCGGGACGCCGCGGCCCGTGACCTTCCTGCCGTGA
- a CDS encoding carbohydrate-binding module family 20 domain-containing protein — MTTRRGGVLKTLGLALTLGLAGQAQAGVYVHLFEWRWPDVARECETWLGPKGYTAVQVSPPNEHVTGEAWWTRYQPVSYKLESRGGTRAQFIDMVKRCNAAGVAIYADLVINHTASLSNGGVGTGGTSWTPRKHPMYSAQDYHSPVCSITNYRDAWNVQNCDLSGLPDLNTGSSYVQQTLANYINDLTSIGVKGYRVDAAKHMASGDLSGIRGRMTGAPYVFQEVIDLGGEAVTASQYLGNGAVTEFKYSANIGTQFKTGQLRNLSNFGESWGFLSSGSAVVFTDNHDNQRGHGAGGANILTYKDGALYTLANVFMLGWPYGYPQVMSSYSFTNTDAGPPGSAVHSGSSVNCFGAWQCEHRWREISNMVRFRAATEGAGVSRWWDNGNNQVAFARTGKGFVVINREGGALSRTFATGLPAGTYCDVINGEAANGACTGRSITVDASGNATFSVPAMTAAALHVGALGAGGGTTPPPSTGNVTVNFTCTNGTTYVGQSVYAVGSHASLGSWAPASAVKLNPTSYPTWTGSLSLPANTSLEWKCLKREEANPANGVQWQAGANIVYKTPASGTGATSAGF; from the coding sequence GTGACGACGCGACGTGGTGGTGTGCTCAAGACGCTGGGCCTGGCGTTGACGCTGGGCCTGGCCGGCCAGGCCCAGGCGGGCGTCTACGTGCACCTGTTCGAGTGGCGCTGGCCGGACGTGGCGCGCGAGTGCGAGACGTGGCTCGGCCCCAAGGGCTACACCGCGGTGCAGGTGTCGCCGCCCAACGAGCACGTCACCGGCGAGGCGTGGTGGACCCGGTACCAGCCCGTCAGCTACAAGCTCGAGTCGCGTGGCGGCACGCGGGCCCAGTTCATCGACATGGTGAAGCGCTGCAACGCGGCGGGCGTGGCCATCTACGCGGACCTGGTCATCAACCACACGGCGTCCCTGAGCAACGGGGGCGTGGGCACGGGCGGCACCTCCTGGACGCCCCGCAAGCACCCGATGTACTCGGCCCAGGACTACCACTCGCCCGTCTGCTCCATCACCAACTACCGGGATGCCTGGAACGTCCAGAACTGCGACCTGAGCGGCCTGCCGGACCTCAATACCGGCTCCAGCTACGTGCAGCAGACGCTGGCCAACTACATCAACGATCTCACCAGCATCGGGGTGAAGGGCTACCGGGTGGACGCCGCCAAGCACATGGCCTCCGGGGACCTCTCCGGCATCCGCGGCCGCATGACGGGCGCGCCCTACGTCTTCCAGGAGGTCATCGACCTGGGCGGCGAGGCCGTCACGGCCAGCCAGTACCTGGGCAATGGCGCGGTGACGGAGTTCAAGTACAGCGCCAACATCGGCACCCAGTTCAAGACGGGCCAGTTGCGCAACCTCTCCAACTTCGGTGAGTCCTGGGGCTTTCTGTCCAGCGGCTCGGCGGTGGTCTTCACCGACAACCACGACAACCAGCGCGGCCACGGGGCGGGGGGCGCCAACATCCTCACCTACAAGGACGGCGCGCTCTACACGCTCGCCAACGTGTTCATGCTGGGCTGGCCGTATGGCTATCCCCAGGTCATGTCCAGCTACAGCTTCACCAACACGGACGCCGGGCCTCCGGGCAGCGCGGTGCACAGCGGCTCGAGCGTGAACTGCTTCGGGGCGTGGCAGTGCGAGCACCGCTGGCGGGAGATCTCCAACATGGTGCGCTTCCGCGCGGCGACCGAGGGCGCGGGCGTGTCCCGGTGGTGGGACAACGGCAACAACCAGGTGGCCTTCGCCCGCACGGGCAAGGGCTTCGTGGTCATCAACCGCGAGGGCGGGGCGCTCTCGCGCACCTTCGCCACGGGCCTGCCCGCGGGCACCTACTGCGACGTCATCAACGGGGAGGCCGCCAACGGCGCGTGCACGGGCCGGAGCATCACCGTGGACGCGAGCGGCAACGCGACCTTCTCCGTGCCCGCGATGACGGCGGCCGCGCTGCACGTGGGCGCGCTCGGCGCGGGCGGGGGCACGACGCCTCCGCCCTCCACCGGCAACGTCACCGTCAACTTCACCTGCACCAATGGCACCACGTACGTGGGCCAGAGCGTCTACGCCGTGGGCAGCCACGCCTCCCTGGGCAGCTGGGCGCCCGCGAGCGCCGTGAAGCTCAACCCCACGAGCTACCCCACCTGGACGGGCTCCCTCTCCCTGCCGGCCAACACATCCCTCGAGTGGAAGTGCCTCAAGCGCGAGGAGGCCAACCCGGCCAATGGCGTGCAGTGGCAGGCGGGCGCCAACATCGTCTACAAGACGCCCGCCTCGGGCACCGGCGCCACCTCGGCCGGCTTCTAG
- a CDS encoding ATP-binding protein yields MERSETSASTSTWLLGALTQLQARFLQHRDARRALGGLWAVLREWTGSASGFIGEFQATPEGASFLHLYTEGGRETPERVALEDLGPLLGGIPRTGEAVLSQEPGEGARWGGPLAAHPPPRSLLGLPLRVGPEVVGLVVLTDREEGYDARVVASLEPVLVTCRVILQGLREERGRQRAEAGERRWSESFRALLDAAPDAILVHREGRVVFANAVAARLVGQPEDVPMEGQRFADFVLPEDADLLEPTPETPESAGPREVRLRHRRALRVVAEVSTVALLFDGQPTRVSIARDVTGRRQEQEQLRATERMVSLGTLAAGVAHEINNPLSYLLSNLRFVDEELAAMREAGEALTGERGREVCEALHEALAGTHRVRDIVRDLKTFSRDSEDSVESVDVCGVLDSCVNMAWGEIRHRALLEKDYGVVPRLEANASRLGQIFLNLLVNAAHAIPHGDREGNRIHVSTRHEEGLVVVAIRDSGVGISPENLGKLFHPFFTTKPVGQGTGLGLSICHNLITAMGGRIGVDSVEGQGTTFRVVLPVKRPASISR; encoded by the coding sequence ATGGAGCGGTCCGAGACGTCTGCGAGCACGAGCACCTGGCTGCTGGGGGCCCTCACCCAGCTCCAGGCGAGGTTCCTCCAACACCGCGATGCACGCCGGGCCCTGGGCGGGCTGTGGGCGGTGCTGCGGGAGTGGACGGGCAGTGCGTCCGGCTTCATCGGCGAGTTCCAGGCCACGCCCGAGGGCGCGTCCTTCCTGCACCTGTACACGGAGGGGGGGAGGGAGACGCCCGAGCGCGTGGCGCTCGAGGACCTGGGGCCGCTGCTGGGCGGCATCCCGCGCACCGGCGAGGCGGTGTTGAGCCAGGAGCCGGGGGAGGGGGCGCGGTGGGGCGGGCCGCTCGCGGCGCATCCGCCGCCCCGGTCCCTGCTGGGGCTGCCCCTGCGCGTGGGCCCGGAGGTGGTGGGCCTGGTGGTGCTGACGGATCGCGAGGAGGGCTACGACGCGCGGGTGGTGGCCAGCCTGGAGCCCGTGCTCGTCACGTGCCGGGTGATCCTCCAGGGCCTGCGCGAGGAGCGGGGCCGCCAGCGGGCCGAGGCCGGCGAGCGGCGGTGGTCCGAGAGCTTCCGGGCCCTCCTGGACGCCGCGCCGGACGCCATCCTCGTGCACCGCGAGGGCCGGGTGGTGTTCGCCAACGCCGTGGCCGCCCGGCTGGTGGGCCAGCCCGAGGACGTGCCGATGGAAGGGCAGCGCTTCGCGGACTTCGTGCTGCCCGAGGACGCGGATCTGCTCGAGCCGACCCCGGAGACTCCGGAGAGCGCGGGGCCGCGGGAGGTGCGCCTGCGCCACCGGCGCGCGCTGCGGGTCGTGGCCGAGGTGAGCACGGTGGCGCTCCTGTTCGACGGCCAGCCCACCCGGGTGTCCATCGCCCGCGACGTCACCGGCCGGCGCCAGGAGCAGGAGCAGCTGCGCGCCACCGAGCGCATGGTGTCCCTGGGCACGCTCGCCGCGGGCGTGGCCCACGAAATCAACAACCCCCTGTCCTACCTGCTGAGCAACCTGCGCTTCGTGGACGAGGAGCTGGCGGCCATGCGCGAGGCGGGCGAGGCGCTCACGGGCGAGCGGGGCCGGGAGGTGTGCGAGGCCCTGCACGAGGCGCTCGCGGGCACCCACCGGGTGCGCGACATCGTGCGCGACCTGAAGACGTTCTCGCGCGACAGCGAGGACTCGGTCGAGTCGGTGGACGTGTGCGGCGTGCTCGACTCGTGCGTGAACATGGCCTGGGGCGAGATCCGCCACCGCGCGCTGCTGGAGAAGGACTACGGCGTGGTGCCGCGGCTGGAGGCCAACGCCTCGCGCCTGGGGCAGATCTTCCTCAACCTGCTCGTCAACGCCGCGCACGCCATTCCCCACGGGGACCGCGAGGGCAACCGCATCCACGTGTCCACCCGCCACGAGGAGGGCCTGGTGGTGGTGGCCATCCGCGACAGCGGCGTGGGCATCTCCCCGGAGAACCTGGGCAAGCTCTTCCACCCCTTCTTCACCACCAAGCCGGTGGGGCAGGGCACCGGCCTGGGCCTGTCCATCTGCCACAACCTCATCACCGCCATGGGCGGCCGCATCGGCGTGGACAGCGTGGAGGGCCAGGGCACCACCTTCCGCGTCGTCCTCCCCGTCAAGCGCCCCGCCAGCATCTCGCGCTGA
- a CDS encoding trehalase family glycosidase has product MTSLPGASRVLAAVAAAEPAPRETPRAPVSVSPAPLSVTTASARLAFETVMALDLDGDGRLTQRDAVLAREAGLRFAVDLELGPGVRLELAGPERLSHAADVLAERVLEGRGDEDGLPVERLLETRTAALKGLLDRGWDGLVRRSDRAVDLKKALEVMPVKDPTGVSRVYVPVRDRQALKKLRAEARRAGGLEMVPLHRPRSAEDWTALMRAPGMLYLPRPYIVPGGRFVQMFGWDSYFNARGALASGRVELARDMLENQLYEIEHYGKIPNSNLSYHLSRTQPPLMPRLALAVHEARSDRRLLKRVARVAEQELEEVFRTGPRATPGGLSRYQDDAAGPDAEDLSHFYDEARPDDAGFHRHDRAIRESGWDMCHRFGTATHHHEPVCLNSLLFQYEQDLATLWRHVEGEGGVRATRYTRAARARARAMRARFWDAERGLFFDHDFVAGRRSTYECLATFYPLWTGWASREEATRVAAALPRFLHAGGLTASSRASREAVGGEDLQWDYPFGWAPHQVIAVEGLRRYGFHAEADAVAYRWLSMVLDIAGSHNGLIKEKYDVVSRSADVPVEYGNQGADRGALLAPRAERTLGFAWTNASVLLLLEGLSPGLREALDAGIPAERVLGPRDEGGGRGVPRRKRLSRIAA; this is encoded by the coding sequence GTGACTTCCCTTCCCGGCGCCTCGCGCGTGCTGGCCGCCGTGGCCGCCGCCGAGCCCGCGCCGCGGGAGACGCCCCGGGCGCCGGTGAGCGTGTCGCCCGCGCCCCTGTCCGTCACCACCGCCTCGGCGCGCCTGGCCTTCGAGACCGTGATGGCGCTGGACCTGGACGGCGATGGTCGGCTCACCCAGCGTGACGCGGTGCTCGCGCGCGAGGCGGGCCTGCGCTTCGCGGTGGACCTGGAGCTGGGGCCCGGCGTGCGGCTGGAGCTGGCCGGCCCGGAGCGCCTGTCGCACGCGGCGGACGTGCTCGCCGAGAGGGTGCTGGAGGGGCGCGGGGACGAGGACGGCCTGCCCGTGGAGCGGCTCCTGGAGACGCGCACCGCCGCGCTCAAGGGCCTGCTGGACCGGGGCTGGGACGGGCTCGTGCGCCGCTCGGACCGGGCGGTGGACCTCAAGAAGGCGCTCGAGGTGATGCCGGTGAAGGATCCCACCGGTGTCTCGCGCGTGTACGTGCCCGTGCGCGACCGCCAGGCGCTCAAGAAGCTGCGGGCCGAGGCCCGGCGCGCGGGGGGCCTGGAGATGGTGCCCCTGCACCGGCCCCGGAGCGCCGAGGACTGGACGGCCCTCATGCGCGCCCCCGGCATGCTCTACCTGCCCCGGCCCTACATCGTCCCCGGCGGCCGCTTCGTGCAGATGTTCGGCTGGGACAGCTACTTCAACGCCCGGGGCGCGCTGGCCTCCGGCCGCGTCGAGCTGGCGCGCGACATGCTGGAGAACCAGCTCTACGAGATCGAGCACTACGGGAAGATCCCCAACTCCAACCTGAGCTACCACCTGTCGCGCACCCAGCCGCCGCTCATGCCGCGGCTGGCGCTGGCGGTGCACGAGGCGCGCTCGGACCGGCGCCTGCTCAAGCGCGTGGCCCGGGTGGCCGAGCAGGAGCTGGAGGAGGTGTTCCGCACGGGGCCGCGCGCCACGCCGGGCGGCCTGTCGCGCTACCAGGACGACGCCGCGGGCCCCGACGCCGAGGACCTGTCGCACTTCTACGACGAGGCGCGGCCGGACGACGCGGGCTTCCACCGCCATGACCGGGCCATCCGCGAGAGCGGCTGGGACATGTGCCACCGCTTCGGCACCGCCACCCACCACCACGAGCCGGTGTGCCTCAACTCGCTCCTGTTCCAGTACGAGCAGGACCTGGCCACGCTCTGGCGCCACGTGGAGGGCGAGGGCGGCGTGCGCGCCACCCGCTACACCCGCGCCGCCCGGGCCCGCGCCCGCGCCATGCGCGCGCGCTTCTGGGACGCCGAGCGGGGCCTCTTCTTCGACCATGACTTCGTGGCCGGGCGCCGCTCCACCTACGAGTGCCTCGCCACCTTCTATCCCCTGTGGACGGGGTGGGCGAGCCGCGAGGAGGCCACGCGCGTGGCCGCCGCGCTCCCGCGCTTCCTGCACGCCGGCGGCCTCACCGCCAGCAGCCGCGCGTCCCGCGAGGCCGTGGGCGGCGAGGATCTGCAGTGGGACTACCCGTTCGGCTGGGCGCCCCACCAGGTCATCGCCGTGGAGGGCCTGCGCCGCTATGGCTTCCACGCCGAGGCCGACGCGGTGGCCTACCGCTGGCTGTCCATGGTGCTGGACATCGCCGGGAGCCACAACGGCCTCATCAAGGAGAAGTACGACGTGGTGAGCCGCTCGGCGGACGTGCCCGTGGAGTACGGCAACCAGGGCGCGGACCGGGGCGCGCTCCTCGCGCCCCGCGCCGAGCGCACCCTGGGCTTCGCCTGGACGAACGCCTCGGTGCTGCTCCTGCTCGAGGGCCTCTCGCCGGGCCTGCGCGAGGCGCTCGACGCGGGCATCCCCGCCGAGCGCGTGCTGGGCCCGCGGGACGAGGGCGGGGGCCGGGGCGTGCCCCGCCGCAAGCGCCTGTCGCGCATCGCCGCCTGA